Proteins encoded together in one Eublepharis macularius isolate TG4126 chromosome 2, MPM_Emac_v1.0, whole genome shotgun sequence window:
- the FIBIN gene encoding fin bud initiation factor homolog produces the protein MPLGLLRSAWLLSCLGSLCRGYFDGPLYPEMSNGTLHHYFVPDGDYEENDDPEKCQLLFRVSDRLRCSAGVEAQQRLLQQTAAAPSLSLREEFTILGRQVEDAARVLEGIRKSISYDLDGEESYGKYLRRESTQIGDAYANSDKSLGELENKFRQGQEHESREESRLNDNFLGMLLHTRALLKETLAVSAGLRDKYELLALTIRSHGTRLSRLKIEYLQG, from the coding sequence ATGCCGCTGGGGCTGCTGCGTTCAGCATGGCTGCTGAGCTGCTTGGGCAGCCTGTGCCGAGGCTATTTCGACGGGCCGCTGTACCCGGAGATGTCCAACGGGACGCTGCACCATTACTTTGTGCCTGACGGGGACTACGAGGAGAACGATGACCCGGAGAAGTGCCAGCTGCTCTTCAGGGTGAGTGACCGGCTGCGCTGCTCCGCGGGTGTGGAGGCGCAGCAGCGGCTGCTCCAGCAGACTGCGGCGGCGCCCAGCCTGAGCCTGCGGGAGGAATTCACCATCTTGGGCCGGCAGGTGGAGGACGCAGCACGGGTGCTAGAAGGCATCCGTAAGAGCATCTCCTACGACCTGGACGGTGAGGAGAGCTACGGCAAGTACTTGCGCCGCGAGTCGACGCAGATCGGCGACGCCTACGCCAACTCGGACAAGTCTCTGGGCGAGCTGGAAAACAAGTTCCGCCAAGGGCAGGAGCACGAGAGCCGCGAAGAGAGCCGCCTCAACGACAACTTCCTGGGCATGCTGCTACACACGCGCGCCCTCCTCAAGGAGACTCTGGCCGTCTCGGCAGGCCTCAGGGACAAGTATGAGCTGCTGGCGCTCACCATCCGCAGCCACGGCACGCGCCTCAGCCGCCTCAAGATCGAGTACCTCCagggctga